Proteins encoded together in one Mus pahari chromosome 9, PAHARI_EIJ_v1.1, whole genome shotgun sequence window:
- the Mif gene encoding macrophage migration inhibitory factor, giving the protein MPMFIVNTNVPRASVPEGFLSELTQQLAQATGKPAQYIAVHVVPDQLMTFSGTNDPCALCSLHSIGKIGGAQNRNYSKLLCGLLSDRLHISPDRVYINYYDMNAANVGWNGSTFA; this is encoded by the exons ATGCCTATGTTCATCGTGAACACCAATGTTCCCCGCGCCTCCGTGCCAGAGGGGTTTCTGTCGGAGCTCACCCAGCAGCTGGCGCAGGCCACCGGCAAGCCGGCACAG taCATCGCAGTGCACGTGGTCCCGGACCAGCTCATGACTTTTAGCGGCACGAACGACCCCTGCGCCCTCTGTAGCCTGCACAGCATCGGCAAGATCGGTGGCGCCCAGAACCGCAACTACAGCAAGCTGCTGTGCGGCCTGCTGTCGGATCGCCTGCACATCAGCCCGGACCG GGTCTACATCAACTATTACGACATGAACGCAGCCAACGTGGGCTGGAACGGTTCCACCTTCGCTTGA